GACTGGATCAGAAGAGCGTGGTCACGAGTTCGTCCGGGCCGAGCGGCCGGGTCAGCTCCGGTCCGTTGTTGCGGATGCTGCCGACCGCGGCCGCGACCGGCTCGGCCCGCAGCGCACCGGCCGCGGGCGGCACGAGCAGCGCCCGCAGCTCCTCCGGGTCGGTCAGGCGCGGGTCGAGCCAGTCGTCGTACGCCGTCCGGTCCAGGAAGAGCGGCATCCGCTCGTGGATCGGGGCGAGCGACTCCTCGGCCGCGGTGGTGACGATGCTGCAGGTCACCAGCCAGGCGTCGGGGTGGCCCGCCGGGTGGGCCCGGTCGCGCCAGAACTCGTAGAGGCCGGCCAGGGCGAGCACCCCGCCGTCCGCCCGGCTGACGAAGTACGGCTGCTTCGGGGGCCTGCTGCCGCCGCCGGGCAGGGTCTGCCACTCGTAGTAGCCGTCGACCGGGAGGATGCAGCGCCGCGCGGCGAAGGCCTGCCGGTAGGACGGCTTCTCGTGGACGGTCTCGGCCCGGGCGTTGATCATCTTGACCGCCGCCTCCGGGGATTTCGACCAGGCCGGCACCAGACCCCAGCGCAGCGCCCGCAGCTGGCGCACCGGCCGAGGCCCGCCCGCGGGCAGGCGCTCCAGCACCGCGAGGACCGGGCAGGTCGGCGCGACGTTCCAGCTCGGGGCGAGGGTCTCGGTGGGATCCCACAGCTCGACGCCGAAGATCTCGGCCAGGTCCTCGGGCCTCCTGGTGGAGGCGAAACGACCGCACATACCGTCAGCTTGCCACGACCGCCGTGCCGGCGGCCCGTCCGTCCGGGACCTCGCCGTCGGACCGGGAGAACCGACCACTGTCCCGGAGCCGTCCTGGCATGGGAGGCTGCCACCCCGGCGCGGCGCCACCCGGCACCGCCGGTGCGGTGCGCGGCGCGGCAGAGCGGCGGCGCTCCACGGCCGCGGCACGCCGGAGCGGCAGGACGGGCAGCGGCCCGCAGGCAGCAGGCAGCAGGCAGCACCAGGACAACGGGGCACGACCGGAGGCAGGGCCAGCGACATGGACGGACACAGCATCGCCGAGGTGTGGGACCGGGTCACCGGCACCCAGCCCGCCCCACCGGCCTGGATCGTCCTGGGCAGCGCCGGCGTCGCCCTGCTCGCGGTGCTGCCGCACCCGGTCTGGCGGCTCACCCGCAACGTGGTGACGATCGCGCACGAGGGCGGCCACGGCCTGGCCGCGCTGCTCACCGGGCGCCGGCTCTCCGGCATCCGACTGCACTCGGACACCTCGGGCCTGACCGTCTCCTCCGGCCGGCCCACCGGCCCCGGCATGATCCTCACGGCCGCGGCGGGATACACCGCGCCCTCGCTGCTGGGCCTCGGCGGGGCCGCGCTGCTGGCGGCCGGGCGCATCACGGCACTGCTGTGGATCTCGATCATCCTGCTGGCAGCCCTGCTGATCATGATCCGCAACGCCTTCGGGCTGCTCTCGGTGGTGGTCACCGGCGCCGCCTTCTTCCTGGTCTCCTGGTACGGCGGCAGCGAACTGCAGGCGGCCTTCGCATACCTCGGGATCTGGTTCCTGCTGCTCGGCGGGGTCCGTCCGGTGGCCGAGCTGCAGCGCAAGCGCCGGCACGGCGGGGCGCGCGACTCGGACGCGGACCAGCTGGCCAGGTTGACCGGGGTCGCCGCGATCGTGTGGGTGACGGTGTTCCTCGTGGTGGCCCTCGCTTCGCTGGCACTGGGCGGCAGTTGGCTGACCGGCCACGTCCCACCATTCGGGTAGGCGCTGGGGCCGTTCCCGTACGGCCCCTAAACTGACCTCCATGACCGACACTCTGTGGCCCGCCCCCGTCGCCACCGCCGCCGTCGACGCGACCGTCACCATCCCCGGCTCCAAGTCGGTCACCAACAGAGCGCTGGTGCTGGCCGCGCTGGCCGGTGAGCCCGGCTGGGTGCGCCGCCCGCTGCGCAGCCGCGACTCCCAGCTGATGGCCGACGGCCTGCGCGCGCTCGGCGTCGGCATCGAGGAGACGGTCAACAACACCACCGGCGGCAGCGGCGGCGGCGAGGCCTGGCGGGTCATCCCGGCCCCCGCGCTGCGCGGCCCGGCCCGGGTGGACGTGGGCAACGCCGGTACGGTGATGCGCTTCCTGCCGCCGCTCGCGGTACTGGCCGACGGACCGGTCCACTTCGACGGCGACCCGCGCTCCTACGAGCGCCCCCAGCACGGTGTGATCAACGCCCTGCGCGCGCTGGGCGCCCGGATCGACGACGGCGGCCGCGGGTCCTTCCCCCTGACCGTGCACGGCTCCGGCGCGCTGGACGGCGGCCCGGTGGAGCTGGACGCCTCCTCCTCCTCGCAGTTCGTCTCGGCCCTGCTGCTCTCCGGCGCCCGCTACAACCAGGGCGTGGAGGTGCGACACGTCGGCGGCCCGGTGCCCTCGCTCCCGCACATCCGGATGACCGTGGAGATGCTGCGCCTGGCGGGTGTGCAGGTCGACGCGCCGGAGGACGGCGGCGAGAAGGACGTCTGGCGGGTCACCCCCGGCGCACTGCTCGGCCGCGACATGGTGGTCGAGCCCGACCTCTCCAACGCCGCGCCGTTCTTCGCCGCCGCGCTGGTCACCGGCGGCCGGGTGGCCGTCCGGGACTGGCCCCGGCACACCACCCAGCCCGGCGACCAGCTGCGCGAGATCTACACCCGGATGGGTGGCAGCTGCCGGTTCTCCGACCTGGGCCTGGAGTTCACCGGCACCGGTCGGATCCACGGCATCGAGGCCGACCTGCACGACGTCGGCGAGCTCACCCCGGTGATCGCCGCGGTGGCGGCGCTGGCCGACTCCGAGTCCCACCTGTACGGCATCGCCCACCTGCGGCTGCACGAGACGGACCGGCTCGCCGCGCTCGCCAAGGAGATCAACGACCTGGGCGGCGACGTCACCGAGACCGAGGACGGCCTGCGGATCCGTCCCCGTCCGCTGCGCGGAGGCGTCTTCCACACCTACGAGGACCACCGGCTGGCCACCGCCGCCGCCGTGCTGGGCCTGGCCGTGCCCGGCGTCGAGGTGGAGAACGTCGCCACCACCGCCAAGACCCTGCCGGACTTCCCGAAGATGTGGCACGACCTGCTCGCGGGGGTGGACGCCGACGCCGGCGAAGGGGCGGCGGCGAGGGCCTGAGCGGAGACTGGGCACATGCGCCGCTACGGCAAGGACGCCGACGAGGACGACATCCGCAACCGGCCGGGCCGAAAGGGCTCCCGGCCCCGGACCCGGATCCGTCCCACCCACGACGACGCCGCCGAGGGGATGATCCTCACCGTCGACCGGGGCCGACTGACCTGTCTGGTCGGGGCGGGGACGAAGCAGGAGCGCGAGGTCGTCGCCATGAAGGCCCGCGAGCTGGGCCGCAAGGGCGTGGTGGTCGGCGACGTGGTCAACATCGTCGGCGACCTCTCCGGTGAGCCGGACACCCTGGCCAGGATCGTCCGGGTCGAGGAACGCACCTCCGTCCTGCGGCGCACGGCCGACGACGACGACCCGTACGAGCGGATCGTGGTCGCCAACGCCCAGCAGCTGGCCATCGTCACCGCGCTGGCCGATCCCGAGCCCAGGCCCCGGCTGATCGACCGCTGTCTGGTGGCGGCCTACGACGCGGGCATGGAGCCGATCCTGGTGCTCACCAAGGCCGACCTGGCCTCGGCCGAACCGCTGCTGGAGGCGTACGCGCCGCTCGGCATCGCCTATGTGGTGACCCGGCGGGACGAGCTCGCCACCGAGGGGGCGGAGGCCGTCCGGGCGCACCTGCGCGGGCGCTCCACGGTCTTCATCGGCCACTCCGGGGTGGGCAAGACCACGCTGGTCAACGCCCTGGTGCCGGAGCACCAGCGGTCCACCGGGGTGGTCAACGCGGTGACCGGGCGGGGCCGGCACACCACCGTCTCGGCGCTGGCCCTTCGGCTGCCGCCGCCGCCCGGCGCCAAGCCTGGCTCGAAGAAGGCGCTCGACCCGGGCTGGGTGATCGACACTCCCGGCTTCCGCTCCTTCGGACTGTCGCACATCGACCCGTCCCGGGTGATCCACGCCTTCCCCGACCTGGAGCCGGGGACGGTCGAGTGCCCGCGTGCGTGCAGCCACGACGAGCAGGACTGCGCGCTGGACGCCTGGGTCGCGGACGGCCACGCCGAACAGGCCCGGCTGTACTCGCTGCGGCGGCTGCTCTCCTCGAAGGACCTCCGCGAGGGCGACTGACCGGTGCCGGGCGCCCGAATTGCGCCGCGCCCCGAGGTGTCGGACGGCGGCGCCCTGGTGATCATAGGAAAGTGGTCAGCACAGGAAAGTCGGCCCGTCCGGCCCGACCCGTCGACCGACAGGGAGTCAGCGCGATGGCATGGGCCTTGGTGATACTCGCCGGCCTGCTGGAGACAGGTTTCGCGATCAACCTGAAACTCAGTGAGGGATTCACCAAACTCTGGCCCACCATCGGCTTCTGCGCGTTCGCGCTCGGCAGCTTCGGCCTGCTCACGCTCTCGCTCAAGAGCCTGCCGGTGGGCAGCGCGTACGCGGTCTGGACGGGTATCGGCGCGACCGGGACCGCGATCTACGGCATGGTCTTCCTGGAGGAGTCCTCCTCCGTGCTGAAGCTCGTCTCGATCAGCCTGGTGATCGCCGGCGTGGTGGGCCTGCAGCTCAGCGGCAGCGGGCACTGAACCGGGCGGTCACCGCGAAACCCGCTGTCCGACGGGCGGGCCCCGCTGCCGGGACGGGGGTCGCCTCGCTACTGTTTCGACCATGGCCGACTACCACGACGATCTCCGCCTCGCCCACGTCCTCGCCGACTCGGCCGACTCGATCACGCTGGAGCGCTTCCGGGCACTCGACCTCAAGGTCGAGACCAAGCCCGACCTGACGCCCGTCAGCGACGCCGACAAGGCCGTCGAGGAGCTGCTCCGCGGCGTGCTGCAGCGGGCCCGCCCGCGCGACGCCGTGTACGGCGAGGAGTTCGGCATGCAGGGCTCCGGCCCGCGCCGCTGGGTCATCGACCCGATCGACGGCACCAAGAACTACATCCGGGGCGTGCCCGTCTGGGCCACCCTGGTCGCCCTGCTGGAGGCCGGCCCCGACGGCGAGGAGCGCCCGGTCGTCGGCATGGTCTCGGCGCCCGCCCTGCAGCGCCGCTGGTGGGCCGCCGAGGGCCTCGGCGCGTACGCGGGCCGCAGCCTCGCCAAGGCCTCGCGGATCCACGTCTCCGGGGTCACCCGGCTCGCCGACGCCTCGCTCTCGTTCTCCTCGCTCACCGGCTGGGAGGAGCGCGGCCGTCTCGATCCGTTCCTGGACCTCACCCGGGACTGCTGGCGCACCCGGGCGTACGGGGACTTCTGGTCGTACATGATGGTCGCCGAGGGCGCGGTGGACATCGCCGCCGAGCCCGAACTGAGCCTGTGGGACATGGCCGCGCCGTGCATCGTCGTCCAGGAGGCCGGCGGCCGCTTCACCGGCCTGGACGGCGTGCCCGGCCCCGGCGGCGCCGACGCCGTGGCCACCAACGGCATCCTGCACGAGGTCGCGCTGCGCCGCCTCAGCGTCTGACGGCGGGGTTTCCGAGGGTCCGATGGGTGCGGGCCCCGGGGCGGTGCGTCGGCGACCGGCCCGGGGCCCGCTGTTCGGGGGTTGCCGCCGCCCGCGGCTGCTTCTGCTCGCGGATTACGGCTGCTCGCGCGTCACGGCTGCTGGCGCGTCACGGCTGCGGCCGGGGCTACGGCTGCTTGCGCAGCTCGCGCACCGCCGCCTCCAGGCGCCGCCCGTAGTCGGCGTCGGCCCGGCGGAAGTTCTCGATCGCCCGCTCGACGATGTCGTCACGGTCGGCGGAGACCTTGGCGATGAAGCCGGCCAGGTTGCCGACCAGGCGGCCCTTCTCGTCCTCGCTCATCAGCCGGTAGAGGTCGCCGGCCTGGACGAAGTCGTCGTCCTCGCTGTGCGAGGGCGCCTCGTGGTTGCCGGTGGCGCCGGTGACCGGGACGGCGGCCCAGAGCGGACGGCCGGTCTCGACCGGGCCGCCGAAGCTGTTCGGCTCGTAGTTCTTCCGGCGGCCGTGGCGGCCGTCGTAGAGGTGGCCGTCACGGCTGTTGGTGCGCGCCTCGCTGGCGTGCGGGCGGTTCACCGGCAGGTGGTCGGCGTTGACGCCGACGCGGTAGCGGTGGGCGTCCGCGTAGGCGAACAGCCGGCCCTGGAGCATCTTGTCCGGGGAGGGGCCGATGCCGGGCACGAAGTGCGACGGCGAGAAGATCGACTGCTCGACCTCGGCGAAGACGTTGTCGGGGTTGCGGTTGAGCTCCAGCCTGCCGAACTCGACCAGCGGGTAGTCGGCGTGCGGCCAGACCTTGGTCAGGTCGAACGGGTTGAAGCGGTAGGTCGCGGCGTCGGCGGCCGGCATGATCTGGACGCTGACCGTCCAGCTCGGGAACTCGCCGCGCTCGATCGCCTCACGCAGGTCCCGCTGGTGCGAGTCGGGGTCGGTGCCCGCGAGGACGGCCGCCTCCTCGCTGGTCAGGTTCCTGATGCCCTGGTCGGTCTTGAAGTGGTACTTCACCCAGAAGTACTCCCCGGCCTCGTTCTGCCACTGGTAGGTGTGCGAGCCGAAACCGTCGGTGTGACGCAGCGTCGCCGGGATGCCGCGGTCGCCGAACAGCCAGGTCACCTGGTGGGTCGACTCGGGGGACAGGCCCCAGAAGTCCCAGACGTTGTCGGCCTCCTGCGAGCCGGTGTACGGGTCGCGCTTCTGGGTGTGGATGAAGTCCGGGAACTTGATGGCGTCCTTGATGAAGAACACCGGGGTGTTGTTCCCGACGAGGTCGTAGTTGCCGTCCTCGGTGTAGAACTTCAGCGCGAAGCCGCGCGGGTCGCGGACGGCGTCGGCCGAACCGAGGTTGCCCGCCACGGTGGAGAAGCGCAGGAAGGTCTCGGTCTCCTTGCCCACCTCTCCGAGGAACGACGCCCGGGTGTAGCCCGTCACGTCGGCGGTGACCGTGAAGGTGCCGTAGGCGCCGGCGCCACGGGCGTGCACCACGCGCTCCGGGATCCGCTCGCGGTTGAAGTGCGCGAGCTTCTCGAAGAGCAGCTGGTCCTGTATGAGAGCCGGGCCGCCTGCGCCGGCGGTCTCGGAGTTCTGGTTGTCGGCCACGGGCGCGCCCGCCTCCGTGGTGAGCACGGGCCGCAGCTCGTCCTGGGCAGTCATCGGGGGGCCTCCGCGTCGTCCGGGCTTGATGGACATCATCCTATCTTGGACTTTGTCCAAGTCAAGAATATGACGAAGTTCGGATGCATTCCGGAGAAAGACGGCCCTTGCTACCCTGGACGCCATGAGTGACCTGCTGGAACGACTGCGCGAACGCGGATGGCGCCTGACCGCACAGCGGCGCGTCGTGGCCGAGGTGCTCGACGGCGACCACGTCCATCTGACCGCCGACGAGGTACACGCGCGCGCCGTGGCGCGGCTGCCCGAGATCAGCCGGGCGACGGTCTACAACACGCTCGGCGAACTGGTGGTGCTCGGCGAGGTGCTGGAGGTCGCCACCGACGGGCGGGCCAAGCGGTACGACCCCAACGCCCACCGGGCGCACCAGCACCTGATCTGCTCGGGTTGCGGCGCGATCCGTGACGTCCACCCGCAGGGCGACCCGCTCGCGGCCCTGCCGGCCGACCAGCGCTTCGGCTTCACCCTCTCCGGCGCCGAGGTCACCTACCGCGGACTCTGTCCCGCCTGCCGGTAACCCCGCCTGCCGAGGACCCCGACCACCGGCAGCCCCGACCACCGAGGACACCGACGACCACGGCCCCGGGCACTCCCCGCCGCCGGGCCGCCCGCCAGGCGCTCAGGCCGCCAGGCGCTCAGGCCGTCAGGCGCTCGGGCCGTCAGGCGCTCGGGCCGTCAGGCGCTCAGCTCGGCGTGCAGCGCGCCCAGCAGGCGCCCGGCCCGCTCGGCCACCTCGGCCGGACCGTGGTCCGCCGCCCGCCGGCACCAGTTCTCCGCCTGCACCGGCTCCCCGCGCCGCAGCGCCAGCAGGGCGAGGCGCAGGGCGGCCCGCCCGTGCCCGGCGTCGGCCGCCCGGGTGTACCAGAGCATCGCCTCGGCCTCGCTGTCCTGGCGCGCCAGCAGCAGGCCGAGGTTGAAGGCCGCACTGCGGCTGCCGGCCTCGGCGGCCCGGCGGTACCAGCTCTCCGCGATCTCCAGCGCGCCGCGCTCCGCCGCCCGTACGCCCATCCGGACCTGCGCCCGGCGGTGGCCCGCGTCGGCCGCGACCGCGTACCAGTGCTCGGCCTCGGTGTCCGCGTCGCCGCGCCGGTCCAGCAGGGAGGCCAGCCGGAACGCACCCTCGGCCGAACCCCCGCCGGCGGCCTGCCGGTAGCGCTCCAGCGCGCCCGGGAGGTTGCCGCGCTGCTCCTGGGCGACGGCCAGTTGCAGGGCCGCCTCGCCGTGCCCCTCGGCGGCAGCGCGCGCGTACCACTCGTGCGCCTGCTGCTGCTCCCCGCGCCCGGCGTGCAGGACGCCCAGGTTGAAGGCGCCGTCCACGCTGCCCGCCTCGGCGGCCTTGGAGAACCAGGGCTCGGCGCCCGACTCGTCACCGCGCTGGAGCAGCACGACGGCCAGCGCGTTGCACGCCTCCCGGTGCCCGGCGTAGGCCGCACGGCGGTACCACTGCTCGGCCTGCTGGTCCCGGCCCGCGCCCGCGCAGAGCAGGCCGAGGTTGAAGGCGCCGTTCTGGTCTCCGGCGTCGAGCGCCGTCCGGTACCAGTGCTCGGCGGTCGCGGCCTCGCCCCGGCCCGCGTGCAGCGCGCCGAGCGCGTTGGCCGCGTTCCCGTCACCCGCCTCGGCGGCCTCCTGCCACCACTCGGCGGCCGCCGTGAGGTCCCCGGAGTCGCGCAGCAGGTAGCCGAGGGCGCAGGCCGCCCGGGGCTCGCCGTTCTGCGCGGACTGCCGGTACCAGCGCGCCGCCTCGTCCGGCTCGCCGCGCTCCTCCAGCAGTACGCCCAGGCGCAGCGCGGCGCGGGCGTGACTGCGGGCGGCGGCGGTGCGGTACCAGGTCTCGGCGGTGTCCTTGTCGCCGGCCGCCTCGCGCATCCGGGCGAGCCGGTAGGCCGCCTCCCGGTGGCCGGCGTCGGCGGAGACCTTGAACCAGCGCTCGGCGCGCACGTCGCGCCGGTGCTCCATCAGATCGCCCAGCGCGTAGGCCCCGAGGGGGTGACCGTGGTCGGCGGCGAAGTGCAGCCAGTACTCGGCGGCCTCCTCCTCGCCCTGGTCGCGCAGTTGCAGGCCGAGCGCGTGCGCGGCGGGCGCGCTGCCGGCCACCGCGGCCTGCCGCCACCACTGGGCGGCCTCGGCCCGGTGGCCCTGCTGGTGCAGCAGGACGCCGAGGTTGTTGGCGGCGGCGCGCAGCCCGGCGGCGGCGGCGCTGCGCAGGTACGGCTCGGCGTCCTCCAGGTCGCCGCGGCGCAGCAGCAGGGAGCCGAGCCGGCTGGCGGACTCGGTGTCCCCGTCGTCGGCCGACTGGCGGTGCCGGCTCTCCAGCGCGGCCTGTTCGCGGGCGGCGAGCGCGGTCTCGAAGGAGGCTCCGTCGACGGAGGAGCCGTCGAGGTCGGCGCCGTCCCGCTCGGCCAGGGCGGCCTGCGGGCCCGCGTACGGGGTGATGCCGGCGGCGATCTCCTGCGCGGAGACGTGCACGAGGCTGTCCGGACCGGTGCCGGCCGACGACCGGCGGCCCGCCGGGGCGCCGGTGCGCTGGGCCGGGAGCGCGCCCGGCCCGCCCTCCGGGTCGTCCGGGCTCTGGGCACGGGATTCGGTGTCCGGCTCGGTCGTGACGGGCTTGGTCCCTGATCCGTTCTTTCCGATCAGTTTCATGCCGACTCCCGCTCCCCCAGAGTGTCGCGGCATCCTCCCCCAGCCTTCGGCCGGGGGGACCCCCAAGGGGCGCGTCGGAGCGGACGACCGGTCAACAGTCGTACTCCGTCCCCCATATGGTCCATCGTCGCATCACCCACAACCCGCGTACACCTGCCCCGGCCAAATTGGGCGGAGCGGGCCGAAGCCGGCGGGATTGCTTCAGTGCTTTGTCGATTTCCCGACACTTGAGCCTCACAAACCCCGACCCGGGCCCCGATGGCGAGACCCTGCCCCCAACGGGCGAACGGGCTGCCGCCCGGCGGCCTCGGCGGTCGGCGTCCTCGGCGACCTCCGGTCGGTTCTCCCCGCCCGGCCGATCGGTACGGATCGGCGAGCAACGCTAGATAGTACCGAAGGCGGCGCCTCCGGGGCGGCGGCCCGCCCGGGACACCCCGGAGGCAATCGGGGACGGAAAACACCGAGGGCCCGGAGGAAGAATCCTCCGGGCCCTCGGCCTGTGTAGCGGGGACAGGATTTGAACCTGCGACCTCTGGGTTATGAGCCCAGCGAGCTACCGAGCTGCTCCACCCCGCGTCGGTAACTGAACAGTAGCACGGACGCGGGGTGGATCACCAATCGGTTCTCGCAGCTCAGGGCTTGGACAAGGGCGAGGCGGACGGGGCGGAGGACGACGCCGGGGAGGACGGGGCGGGCGCCGGCGGAGCCGGGGAGGGGGTCGCCGCCGCCGACGACCCGGCCGCCGCCGCCCGGTTGATCGCGTCCTGGAGCGCCTTCTGGGAGTCGCCGTACTTGGCCCAGTCGCCGTTCTTCAGCGCCTCCTGGCCGTCGGTGAAGGCCTTCTGGGCGTCCTGCAGGGCCTTCTGCAGATCCGGCGAGGCGCCCGGGGCCGGTGTGGTGGTGCCCGGGGCCGGCGTGGTGCCGGGCGCACTGGGCACCGTCGGCGTGGTCGGCGCGGTGGCCGCCGCGTTGCCGAGCACCTTGGCCAGCGCCTTCTCCAGGGTGTCCTCCAGTGCGACGTTGTCGTTGCCGTACACCGCCAGCACCTTCTTCAGCACCGGGACCCTCGCGCTGCGCCCCAGCAGGTAGACCGGCTCCACGTTGAGCAGCCCGCCGCCGACCGGGAGGGTCAGCAGGTTGCCGTACTCGATGTCGGAGTCGGTGCCCGTGCGCAGCAGCGTGAGCTGGTTGGCCACCGCCGGATCGGAGTTGAACTTCGCCTGGGTCAGCTTCGGCCCCAGCGCGCCCGATCCGCTGGGCACCTTGAGGATCCGGATCTTGCCGTAGTCCGGCCCCGGGTCCGCGCTGACCGCCATGAAGGCGGCCAGGTTGTCCCGCCCGCTGGGCACGAAGCTCGTGGTCAGCGAGAAGCTCGCGGCCTTGGCGTCGGGCATCCGCAGCGTCAGGTAGTACGGCGGCTGGACGTCGCCGGTGTTGACGGTCGGGTCGACCGGCACCTGCCAGATGTCCGTCCCGTTGAAGAAGCCGCTCGCGTCGGTCATGTGGTACTGCGAGAGCAGGTCGCGCTGCACCTTGAAGAGGTCCTGCGGGTACCGCAGGTGGGGCAGCAGGGTGGCCGGGATGGCCGTCTTCGCCTTGACCGTGCCGGGGAAGGCCTTCATCCAGGTCTTCAGCACCGGGTCGGCCTCGTCCCACTGGTAGAGGGTGACCTCGCCGGTGTAGGCGTCCACGGTGGCCTTGACCGAGTTGCGGATGTAGTTGACCTTGTTCGCCGCGGTGAGCAGCTGCCCGCGCTGGTCGGTCAGCGAGTCCTTGGTGACGTCGCCCAGCGTGCTCTTGGAGGAGAACGGGAACCCGTCCGAGGTGGTGTAGCCGTCCAGCACCCAGACCAGCTTGCCGTCCTGGACGACGGGGTACGGGTCGGCGTCGATGGACAGCCACGGGGCGACCTTCTCGACCCGCTCCTTGGGGGTGCGGTCGTAGATCACCTTGGCGCCGTCGGTGATGGCGCCCGAGTACAGGATCTGCGGCTCGGCGAACTTCACCGCGTACGCGGCCCGGGTGAGCGGGTTGCCCAGCGAGACGCCGCTGCCGCCGGTGTACGTGTAGGTCTGCGCGGCGCCCGACTCGGTGGTGAGGTCGATCTCCTGGTTGGTGCCGCCGACGATCGAGTAGGTGTCCGTCTTCTCGCCGTAGTACACCCGCTGCTGGTAGTCGCCGAACGAGCCGGTGGTGGGCAGCGAGGACTCGGTGTAGACCGGGTTGCCCAGGCTGTCGACCTGGTTGCCCTTCGCGGCGACCAGCCCGTAGCCGTGGGTGTACTTGAAGTGGTCGTTGATCCAGTTGCGCTGCTGGACCCCGCTCAGGTCGAGCTCACGGGCGCCGACCACGGTGTCCTGGCTGCCGTACCGGTCGACGTCCAGGGTCTTGGGGAAGGCGTAGTACTTCCGCAGCGCCTCGTTCTGCTGGAACGTCGGGGAGACCACGTTCGGGTCGAGCAGGCGGATGTCCGCGATGGTCTGCGCGTCCGGCTTGAGCGCGTCGGCGTCGGTCGACCCCTTCGGGTCGTAGCTCTGCGTCTCGCTGTCCGCGATGCCGTACGCCTGCCTGGTGGCGTCGATGTTCTTCTGGATGTACGGCGTCTCCTTGGCCTGCTCGTTCGGCTTGACCTGGAACTGCTGGACGATCGCCGGGTAGACCCCGCCGATCAGCACCGCCGAGAGCGCCATCAGCCCGAAGCCGATCAGCGCCGGCGCCCAGGTGCGGCGCACCGGTGTCAGGAAGAACAGCACCGCGCAGATGATCGCGACGAAGAACAGGATGGTCTTGGCCGGCAGGAAGGCGTTGGCGTCGACGTAGCGCAGGCCGGTCCAGCCGTCCACGCCCTTGTAGCCGCTGGTCTTGACCGCCAGTGCGTACCGGTCGAGCCAGTACGCGACGGCCTTCAGCAGGACGAAGACGCCCAGCAGCACCGCCAGGTGGCCCTGCGCGCCGGCGCTCGCCCGGCGTCCGGGCCCCTGCAGCCGCAGGCCGCCGTACAGGTAGTGCACCAGGACGGAGGCCAGCAGCGCGACGATCACCGCGCTGAACGCGAAACCGAGCAGGAACTCGTAGAACGGCAGCTCGAAGGCGTAGAAGGAGACATCGAGGTTGAACTG
The sequence above is drawn from the Kitasatospora sp. NBC_00315 genome and encodes:
- a CDS encoding UPF0182 family protein gives rise to the protein MPDRSGPGFRPRVGPPSRRTRVLLLTVGVLAVLFLLFVMFAGFWTDWLWFKSVDYSSVFTTQLWTKVGLFAVVGLLMALFVGANIWLAHRLRPPLSAMSVEQQSLDRYRSGIAPFRRWVLIGVSLLIGLVAGAAASGQWRTWLLWTNETPFGVKDSQFNLDVSFYAFELPFYEFLLGFAFSAVIVALLASVLVHYLYGGLRLQGPGRRASAGAQGHLAVLLGVFVLLKAVAYWLDRYALAVKTSGYKGVDGWTGLRYVDANAFLPAKTILFFVAIICAVLFFLTPVRRTWAPALIGFGLMALSAVLIGGVYPAIVQQFQVKPNEQAKETPYIQKNIDATRQAYGIADSETQSYDPKGSTDADALKPDAQTIADIRLLDPNVVSPTFQQNEALRKYYAFPKTLDVDRYGSQDTVVGARELDLSGVQQRNWINDHFKYTHGYGLVAAKGNQVDSLGNPVYTESSLPTTGSFGDYQQRVYYGEKTDTYSIVGGTNQEIDLTTESGAAQTYTYTGGSGVSLGNPLTRAAYAVKFAEPQILYSGAITDGAKVIYDRTPKERVEKVAPWLSIDADPYPVVQDGKLVWVLDGYTTSDGFPFSSKSTLGDVTKDSLTDQRGQLLTAANKVNYIRNSVKATVDAYTGEVTLYQWDEADPVLKTWMKAFPGTVKAKTAIPATLLPHLRYPQDLFKVQRDLLSQYHMTDASGFFNGTDIWQVPVDPTVNTGDVQPPYYLTLRMPDAKAASFSLTTSFVPSGRDNLAAFMAVSADPGPDYGKIRILKVPSGSGALGPKLTQAKFNSDPAVANQLTLLRTGTDSDIEYGNLLTLPVGGGLLNVEPVYLLGRSARVPVLKKVLAVYGNDNVALEDTLEKALAKVLGNAAATAPTTPTVPSAPGTTPAPGTTTPAPGASPDLQKALQDAQKAFTDGQEALKNGDWAKYGDSQKALQDAINRAAAAGSSAAATPSPAPPAPAPSSPASSSAPSASPLSKP
- a CDS encoding tetratricopeptide repeat protein — encoded protein: MKLIGKNGSGTKPVTTEPDTESRAQSPDDPEGGPGALPAQRTGAPAGRRSSAGTGPDSLVHVSAQEIAAGITPYAGPQAALAERDGADLDGSSVDGASFETALAAREQAALESRHRQSADDGDTESASRLGSLLLRRGDLEDAEPYLRSAAAAGLRAAANNLGVLLHQQGHRAEAAQWWRQAAVAGSAPAAHALGLQLRDQGEEEAAEYWLHFAADHGHPLGAYALGDLMEHRRDVRAERWFKVSADAGHREAAYRLARMREAAGDKDTAETWYRTAAARSHARAALRLGVLLEERGEPDEAARWYRQSAQNGEPRAACALGYLLRDSGDLTAAAEWWQEAAEAGDGNAANALGALHAGRGEAATAEHWYRTALDAGDQNGAFNLGLLCAGAGRDQQAEQWYRRAAYAGHREACNALAVVLLQRGDESGAEPWFSKAAEAGSVDGAFNLGVLHAGRGEQQQAHEWYARAAAEGHGEAALQLAVAQEQRGNLPGALERYRQAAGGGSAEGAFRLASLLDRRGDADTEAEHWYAVAADAGHRRAQVRMGVRAAERGALEIAESWYRRAAEAGSRSAAFNLGLLLARQDSEAEAMLWYTRAADAGHGRAALRLALLALRRGEPVQAENWCRRAADHGPAEVAERAGRLLGALHAELSA